The following proteins are co-located in the Streptomyces sp. NBC_00435 genome:
- a CDS encoding carbohydrate ABC transporter permease, whose product MSTQTLTSRTTERSTGTPPVPTTPSRPRAPRAWASKTAVNAVLIMLALYTLMPISWLLIAATKNRRDLFATGGFSFGEFNLLSNIHEVFTHNDGIYGRWLLNTVIYAVVGSAISSLISVAAGYAFDKYAFAGKEKLFGVVLAGVLVPGAVLTLPMYLLASKAGLTNTYWALLIPSLVNPFGVYLARVFSEGYVPYEVIEAARVDGAGEIRTFRKIALPMLAPGFMTLFLFSFTASWNNFYGALVMLNDKNLYPVNLGLHMWNISTTESPEMYSLAITGSLIAVIPLVIAFLCLQRFWRSGLTAGAVK is encoded by the coding sequence ATGAGCACGCAAACCCTCACCTCCCGCACCACCGAGCGGAGCACCGGGACGCCCCCCGTCCCCACGACGCCGAGCCGGCCCCGCGCCCCGCGCGCCTGGGCTTCCAAGACCGCCGTCAACGCCGTACTGATCATGCTGGCGCTCTACACACTGATGCCCATCAGCTGGCTGTTGATCGCCGCCACGAAGAACCGCCGGGACCTCTTCGCCACGGGCGGATTCAGCTTCGGGGAATTCAACCTCCTCTCCAACATCCACGAGGTCTTCACCCACAACGACGGCATCTACGGACGCTGGCTGCTCAACACGGTCATCTACGCCGTCGTCGGTTCCGCGATCTCCTCGCTCATCTCGGTCGCGGCCGGATACGCCTTCGACAAGTACGCCTTCGCGGGCAAGGAGAAGCTCTTCGGCGTGGTCCTCGCCGGGGTCCTGGTACCCGGAGCGGTTCTGACACTGCCCATGTACCTGTTGGCCTCCAAGGCCGGTCTCACCAACACCTACTGGGCCCTGCTCATCCCCTCGCTCGTCAACCCGTTCGGCGTCTACCTCGCCCGCGTCTTCTCCGAGGGCTACGTCCCCTACGAGGTCATCGAGGCGGCCAGGGTCGACGGCGCCGGCGAGATACGCACCTTCCGCAAGATCGCGCTGCCGATGCTCGCCCCTGGATTCATGACACTGTTCCTGTTCTCCTTCACCGCGAGCTGGAACAACTTCTACGGCGCGCTGGTCATGCTCAACGACAAGAACCTGTACCCCGTCAACCTCGGCCTCCACATGTGGAACATCTCGACCACCGAGAGCCCCGAGATGTACTCCCTGGCCATCACGGGCTCCCTGATCGCGGTGATCCCGCTCGTGATCGCCTTCCTCTGCCTGCAGCGCTTCTGGCGTTCGGGACTGACCGCCGGGGCGGTGAAATAG
- a CDS encoding carbohydrate ABC transporter permease, producing MVAPVVYAGWMSVFRERSSGLGFGGVERTFAGLANYSAVLADPEFRTSFLHVATYCVLYIPVMIGGALGLALLVDSAHARAKRFFQLAFFLPHAVPGLIAAIIWIYLYTPGLSPVIEWIDGAGGSWNFFSPANSLSSMVNIAVWQWIGYNMVIFFAALQAVPREVIEAATVDGAGAWRIAVGIKVPIIRSSVVMTVLFTCVGAIQLFTEPRLLSDKAQALGNDWSPTMYIVSKAFIDQDYAGAAAASLLLALVAGALSFVVTRIGKRWQES from the coding sequence ATGGTGGCCCCGGTCGTCTACGCGGGATGGATGAGCGTGTTCCGGGAACGGTCCTCGGGTCTCGGGTTCGGCGGTGTCGAACGGACCTTCGCGGGCCTGGCGAACTACTCGGCAGTGCTGGCCGATCCGGAGTTCCGGACCTCTTTCCTGCACGTCGCCACGTACTGCGTGCTGTACATCCCGGTGATGATCGGCGGTGCGCTGGGCCTGGCCCTGCTGGTCGACTCGGCCCATGCCCGGGCCAAGCGCTTCTTCCAGCTCGCCTTCTTCCTGCCGCACGCCGTGCCGGGACTGATCGCCGCGATCATCTGGATCTACCTCTACACGCCCGGACTGAGCCCGGTGATCGAATGGATCGACGGCGCGGGCGGCAGCTGGAACTTCTTCTCACCCGCCAACTCCCTTTCGTCGATGGTCAACATCGCCGTCTGGCAGTGGATCGGCTACAACATGGTGATCTTCTTCGCGGCGCTCCAGGCGGTGCCCCGTGAGGTCATCGAGGCCGCGACCGTGGACGGAGCGGGCGCCTGGCGGATCGCCGTCGGCATCAAGGTGCCGATCATCCGGTCCTCCGTCGTCATGACCGTCCTGTTCACCTGCGTCGGCGCGATCCAGCTCTTCACCGAGCCGCGGCTCCTCTCCGACAAGGCACAGGCCCTCGGCAACGACTGGTCGCCCACCATGTACATCGTCAGCAAGGCGTTCATCGACCAGGACTACGCGGGCGCGGCCGCCGCGTCGCTGCTGCTGGCCCTCGTCGCCGGAGCACTGTCCTTCGTGGTCACCCGGATCGGGAAGCGGTGGCAGGAATCATGA
- a CDS encoding ABC transporter substrate-binding protein, translating to MKAQSLRVYGAVAAAVSLALLTSACGSGSTTSSAAKDDGKPVTITYWTWTTGAEAAAAEFNRTHTDIQVQFSQIPGGADGYSKISNAIKAGGAPDVTTIEYAMVPEFASQGYLEDLTASSGELVKKSFPAGIQDLVTFGGKTWSVPFDATPQVYFYRKDLFEKYGVSVPTTWDEYRAAAEKIKAADPKARIGNFPTDTPLEATLSWQAGAKWFQIKDGAWKPEINDAPSQKVAAFWQGMLKDDLVFNYGSGTPEENKSKADGTSASVVGAAWSGGGMISTMPDLKGKWGVAPIPHWGTPASGMFGGTSFAVTKGSKHTKAAAEFVKWVTTDPAAMTARISALKNPSTSLPANREMAAVAAKAFDTSYFGGQDFYKLTGEQIDTIVPGWTWGPVWGKVNADFKDEAAKNGLASGLVKAQGSAQTAIESRGLKLAK from the coding sequence ATGAAGGCTCAGTCCTTGCGTGTCTACGGCGCGGTGGCCGCAGCGGTGTCCCTTGCCCTGCTGACCTCCGCCTGCGGTTCCGGCTCCACCACCTCGTCGGCCGCGAAGGACGACGGCAAGCCCGTGACGATCACGTACTGGACCTGGACCACCGGTGCCGAGGCCGCGGCCGCGGAGTTCAACAGGACGCACACCGACATCCAGGTCCAGTTCTCCCAGATCCCGGGCGGCGCCGACGGCTACAGCAAGATCAGCAACGCGATCAAGGCGGGTGGCGCGCCGGACGTGACGACCATCGAGTACGCGATGGTCCCGGAGTTCGCGAGCCAGGGTTACCTGGAGGACCTCACCGCCTCCTCGGGCGAGCTGGTGAAGAAGAGCTTCCCGGCCGGCATCCAGGACCTGGTGACCTTCGGCGGCAAGACCTGGTCGGTCCCCTTCGACGCCACGCCGCAGGTGTACTTCTACCGCAAGGACCTCTTCGAGAAGTACGGCGTGTCCGTGCCGACGACGTGGGACGAATACCGTGCTGCCGCCGAGAAGATCAAGGCGGCCGACCCCAAGGCGCGCATAGGCAACTTCCCGACCGACACGCCGCTGGAGGCCACGCTCTCCTGGCAGGCCGGAGCGAAGTGGTTCCAGATCAAGGACGGCGCCTGGAAGCCCGAGATCAACGACGCGCCCTCGCAGAAGGTCGCCGCCTTCTGGCAGGGGATGCTCAAGGACGACCTGGTGTTCAACTACGGCTCCGGCACCCCGGAGGAGAACAAGTCCAAGGCCGACGGCACGTCCGCCAGTGTCGTGGGCGCCGCCTGGAGCGGGGGCGGAATGATCTCCACCATGCCGGACCTCAAGGGAAAGTGGGGCGTCGCCCCCATCCCCCACTGGGGCACCCCGGCCAGCGGCATGTTCGGTGGCACGAGCTTCGCCGTGACCAAGGGCAGCAAGCACACCAAGGCCGCTGCCGAGTTCGTCAAGTGGGTGACCACTGACCCGGCCGCGATGACGGCCCGGATCAGCGCCCTGAAGAACCCGAGCACCTCACTGCCCGCGAACCGGGAGATGGCCGCGGTGGCGGCGAAGGCCTTCGACACCTCCTACTTCGGCGGTCAGGACTTCTACAAGCTGACCGGTGAGCAGATCGACACGATCGTCCCCGGCTGGACCTGGGGCCCGGTCTGGGGCAAGGTCAACGCCGACTTCAAGGACGAGGCGGCCAAGAACGGCCTGGCCAGTGGCCTGGTGAAGGCTCAGGGGTCAGCCCAGACGGCGATCGAGAGCCGCGGGCTCAAGCTCGCCAAGTGA
- a CDS encoding alpha-L-fucosidase — MAMQKWFTEAKLGIFIHWGIYAVDGVAESWSFYGGQVSHAQYMKQLDGFTASGYDPKAWADLIAKAGARYAVLTARHHDGVSLWDSAESDLTVVKRTPAGRDLLTGYTEALREQGLKVGLYYSHSDWNHPDYASIVHTDPPNEDVRTNPLVAPREGAEDPVAWQRYLDYRDAQVRELVDAHRPDLLWFDGEWERSEEQWRMRELAEQIRSLSPGTILNARMLSYGDYATPEQGLPVEAPDGPWELCLTINDSWGYQHADGNHKSVGQLVRLFTETIGMGGNLLLDVGPKEDGTIPSEQADRLLGLGDWIARHEEAVYGTAAGLPAGHHYGPSTLSADGRTLYLVCFGIPHETVSLRGLRTPVKRVSVLGRGSELGHRVTGGLGDVPGVLWIDAPADGLVDAYATVLAVELEGELDLYRGKGRD, encoded by the coding sequence ATGGCGATGCAGAAGTGGTTCACCGAGGCCAAGCTGGGGATCTTCATCCACTGGGGGATCTACGCCGTCGACGGTGTGGCGGAGTCCTGGTCGTTCTACGGCGGCCAGGTCTCGCACGCGCAGTACATGAAGCAGCTGGACGGTTTCACCGCCTCCGGCTACGACCCGAAGGCGTGGGCCGACCTGATCGCGAAGGCGGGCGCTCGGTACGCCGTGCTCACCGCACGCCACCACGACGGAGTCTCCCTCTGGGACTCCGCCGAGTCCGATCTGACGGTCGTCAAGCGCACTCCCGCGGGCCGGGACCTGCTCACCGGCTACACCGAGGCGCTTCGCGAACAGGGGCTCAAGGTCGGCCTGTACTACTCCCACTCCGACTGGAACCACCCCGACTACGCCAGCATCGTGCACACCGACCCGCCCAACGAGGACGTCCGCACCAACCCCCTCGTCGCGCCCCGCGAGGGGGCCGAGGACCCGGTCGCCTGGCAGCGCTACCTGGACTACCGCGACGCGCAGGTGCGGGAGCTCGTCGACGCCCACCGTCCGGACCTCCTGTGGTTCGACGGGGAGTGGGAACGCAGCGAGGAGCAGTGGCGGATGCGGGAGCTGGCCGAGCAGATCCGCTCCCTGAGCCCCGGGACGATCCTGAACGCCCGGATGCTCTCGTACGGCGACTACGCGACGCCGGAGCAGGGTCTGCCGGTGGAGGCCCCGGACGGCCCGTGGGAGCTGTGCCTGACGATCAACGACTCGTGGGGCTACCAGCATGCCGACGGCAACCACAAGTCGGTGGGCCAGCTGGTGCGGTTGTTCACCGAGACGATCGGCATGGGCGGCAACCTGCTGCTGGACGTGGGCCCGAAGGAGGACGGAACGATCCCGTCGGAGCAGGCCGACCGGCTGCTCGGCCTCGGCGACTGGATCGCCCGCCACGAGGAGGCCGTGTACGGGACGGCGGCGGGTCTGCCGGCCGGTCACCACTACGGTCCGAGCACCCTGTCGGCGGACGGCCGGACCCTGTACCTGGTGTGCTTCGGGATCCCGCACGAGACCGTATCGCTGCGGGGCCTGCGCACCCCGGTGAAGCGGGTGAGTGTCCTGGGGCGCGGCAGCGAGCTCGGGCACCGGGTCACGGGCGGGCTCGGCGACGTACCGGGCGTGCTGTGGATCGACGCTCCGGCAGACGGTCTGGTGGACGCGTACGCAACCGTCCTGGCCGTCGAACTCGAGGGCGAACTGGACCTCTACCGCGGCAAGGGCCGTGACTAA
- a CDS encoding AraC family transcriptional regulator, protein MTIHLNEPPRVALVGVGVHGTDSTTREVFRLPDLWQLHLYGYAGELVLDGTAYAIRPGHVSLVPPDTPVEFRYRGRSEHLFAHLWLPRSGESSRVPVMQDAGAQASALSELLRNAISAAPDSPARASAEVWAALWRVAQLPPPVHRGAPHPAVTLAVAHIEAHLARPLAVPDVARAARVSHNQLTRLFRAETGDTVVSYIRRRRLHRARHLLRESTLSIPAVAASVGIADLQAFNKACRRELGASPRAVRAGGEVGAGRGSAPAARA, encoded by the coding sequence ATCACGATCCATCTGAACGAGCCGCCGAGGGTCGCCCTCGTCGGTGTCGGTGTGCACGGGACGGACTCCACGACGCGGGAGGTGTTCCGGCTCCCGGACCTGTGGCAGCTACATCTGTACGGGTATGCCGGGGAGTTGGTCCTGGACGGAACCGCATACGCCATCCGCCCGGGTCATGTCAGCCTGGTGCCGCCGGACACCCCGGTGGAGTTCCGGTACCGGGGCAGGTCCGAGCACCTCTTCGCCCACCTGTGGCTGCCACGGTCCGGAGAGTCCAGCCGGGTGCCCGTGATGCAGGACGCGGGAGCACAGGCCTCAGCACTGTCCGAACTGCTTCGCAACGCCATCTCGGCCGCACCCGACTCACCGGCCCGGGCGTCCGCCGAGGTCTGGGCGGCGCTCTGGCGGGTGGCCCAGCTGCCGCCGCCGGTTCACCGAGGTGCCCCGCACCCGGCCGTCACCCTGGCCGTCGCGCACATCGAGGCACACCTCGCCCGGCCCCTGGCCGTACCGGACGTCGCGCGGGCCGCCCGGGTCTCCCACAATCAGCTGACGCGGCTCTTCCGCGCGGAGACGGGCGACACCGTCGTCTCCTACATCCGGCGACGACGCCTGCACCGGGCCCGACACCTGCTGCGCGAGTCGACCCTCTCCATCCCGGCGGTCGCCGCGTCGGTGGGCATCGCCGACCTGCAGGCCTTCAACAAGGCCTGCAGACGCGAACTGGGCGCCTCCCCCCGAGCCGTCCGTGCGGGCGGCGAGGTCGGCGCCGGCCGGGGAAGCGCGCCGGCCGCGCGTGCGTGA
- a CDS encoding hydroxyacid dehydrogenase — protein MSVRRPRALLAMAPELVPRLLNEAIARRLHAVAELDLEIVADDFARPEVATALAEAEILLTFWGAPSIDIGVLSSAPRLRAVVHAAGSVKSLVSDACWERGITVSSAALANSLPVAEYTVAMVLLSNKRVLQLREEYRSVRGGGHAWHLRYGHAGNYGRTVGIVGASRIGRRVIELLRPYDLELVVHDPYLTSDQARVLGVRSVGLDELCRISDVVSLHAPALPETASMIDRRRLALLRDGSTLINTARGSLVDSAALTDEVASGRLQAVIDVTEPEVLPADSPLYDLPNVLLTPHIAGSLGNELHRMAGSAIEEIARYAAGLPFLHGVRREELDRTA, from the coding sequence CCCCGCCTCCTGAACGAGGCCATCGCCCGCCGGCTCCACGCGGTGGCCGAGCTCGACCTGGAGATCGTCGCCGACGACTTCGCCAGACCCGAGGTGGCGACGGCCCTGGCCGAGGCGGAGATCCTGCTCACCTTCTGGGGAGCCCCCTCGATCGACATCGGCGTGCTCTCGTCCGCACCCCGCCTCAGGGCGGTCGTCCACGCCGCGGGATCCGTCAAGAGCCTCGTCAGCGACGCCTGCTGGGAGCGTGGCATCACCGTTTCCTCCGCGGCCCTGGCCAACTCCCTCCCCGTGGCCGAGTACACCGTCGCCATGGTGCTGCTCTCCAACAAGCGGGTGTTGCAACTCCGCGAGGAGTACCGCAGCGTCCGGGGCGGTGGGCACGCATGGCACCTGCGGTACGGGCATGCGGGCAACTACGGCAGGACCGTCGGCATCGTCGGCGCCTCCCGGATCGGCCGGCGGGTGATCGAGCTGCTGCGCCCGTACGATCTCGAACTCGTCGTGCACGACCCCTATCTGACCTCGGATCAGGCGAGGGTGCTCGGCGTCCGCAGTGTGGGCCTCGACGAACTCTGCCGGATCTCCGACGTGGTCAGCCTGCACGCGCCGGCCCTGCCCGAGACGGCTTCGATGATCGATCGCCGACGGCTGGCGCTGCTGCGGGACGGCTCAACCCTGATCAACACGGCCCGCGGGTCTCTGGTCGATTCGGCCGCACTCACCGACGAGGTGGCCTCCGGCCGGCTGCAGGCGGTCATCGACGTCACCGAGCCGGAGGTCCTCCCGGCCGACTCACCCCTGTACGACCTGCCCAACGTGCTGCTCACCCCGCACATCGCGGGTTCGCTGGGCAACGAACTCCACCGGATGGCCGGTTCGGCGATCGAGGAGATCGCCCGCTACGCCGCCGGCCTGCCCTTCCTGCACGGGGTCCGCCGCGAGGAACTGGACCGCACGGCCTAG